A segment of the Bdellovibrio bacteriovorus genome:
AGACGGCGCCATGCAAAAGCTGCGTGAAGGCCGCATCAAAGGCCAAAAGTTCCAGATCAAATTTGTGAAGTGATTATTCGCGCGAACGGAACAAGGACAGATTGCCGCCGTCAAATTCCTGACCCGGCAGCCACCCTTCGCGTTCAGCGATCTCTTTCAGCCACAGGCGCGCATTCCCTTTGGTCACCACGACAATTCTTTGACGGCGCGACACTTCCACCAGTTGATTCAAAACATGCTGGTAAGTGTCCTTGCTGAAGGGATCAAACATGTAATAGACGTCGGCGTCAGGGATGCGGAAGTTTTTTTCGGAAAGATCCTGGGTGAAAAAATGAACGCGCCCTTGCAAGCCGAACTTTGCGGTGGATTCATTGGAGATATCCACGCGGTGTTTGACGTACTCGTATCCGATAAAATCAATATCCGGCCGAAGCACACCGACAACCAGCCCCACCCGCCCATAGCCTGAGCCCAGATCAATAAAGCGTGTGCCTTGCGACGCCTGCACTTCACGCAAGGCCGTCAGCAATGTTGAATAGGAGGACTGCACCCCCAGGCCGGCACCTTCATAAAGTCTTTCGGTGCCATTCACGTCCGTCTTCATCCCCAGATCGGCATCATAATTCAAACCAAAGATCTGATCCAGGCCATCAAACGTGCGGTACAAAGACAGCGCCAGGGACCGCGCCTGCGAATTTCCCTGCAGCCACAGCGAGTTCTCGTGGGCAAAAACCTTTTCCATCAGTTGCAGGGCCCGGGTCACAAAAAGATTTTTCTGCTGCTGCCCCAGAGATTGCACATGGGACAACAGTATTTTCTCAAGCTCTTCACAAAGCTCTGCCATTCGGCGCAGTTCTTTTTCATTCAGAGGTTGCAGAGTGTCCTGCAGATAATTCAAAGACAGAAGATTGGAGGCAAAGGTCTGTTCGGCAAAGTGGCGATAGTTTTCAGAACTGGAGGCGGGGTCTTTTTTCAGCGTCCACTGCTCTCCCTGCAGAAAGATCAGGGCAGATCCAAGAAAGGTGACATCAATGAAAGCCTCGGCCACTTCTTCGGAGGCCAGTTGGGAAAACTGCTGCCGGAATTCCTGTAAAAAGGGCCCGCGCAGTTCTTTTTTATATGAGGCCAGACCCTTGATGACGAACTCGCGAAGCAGGCTTTGATTTATGTTCATATATAAAGCTTAGCACGGGTTCGTGGAAATAAACGGAATTTATGAAAATAACGCCTGCCCGCCGCTGTTTCCAAAAAGAATTTGACCTGAGCGGGTACTTCGCCCATAACGCTGACCTGACGCTAGGGGTGTTGGTGAACTCACCGACTGAGAATAACCCTTTGAACCTGATAGAGATAATGCTCGCGCAGGGAAGCAAGAATAGAAAGATCCGGCTCTGTTTCCATAAGCCCCTTTCTGTCATGCCGACCTGCCAAAGGAAGGCCATGAAAAAGTACTTATCAATCCTCAACGCCATGACAGTTCTGCTGACCAGTCCGGCTGTTTATGCACAAAATCTCCCGACAGAGATCAATACCATCACTGTGCAGGATGATCAGGTTCAGGAACCGCTGGAGGCCTTTGGCTTTCCCGAAATTCCGGCGCAGAATCTGCCTCTTTCGACCTCGCAGATCAGCGACCGGACTTTGCGTGAAAACCGCATTCACCGCCTGTCGGAGATTACTTTGATTGAAGCCTCGGTGACGGACAGCTACAACGCTTCGGGATACTGGGACTATCTTTCCAT
Coding sequences within it:
- a CDS encoding class I SAM-dependent methyltransferase; translated protein: MNINQSLLREFVIKGLASYKKELRGPFLQEFRQQFSQLASEEVAEAFIDVTFLGSALIFLQGEQWTLKKDPASSSENYRHFAEQTFASNLLSLNYLQDTLQPLNEKELRRMAELCEELEKILLSHVQSLGQQQKNLFVTRALQLMEKVFAHENSLWLQGNSQARSLALSLYRTFDGLDQIFGLNYDADLGMKTDVNGTERLYEGAGLGVQSSYSTLLTALREVQASQGTRFIDLGSGYGRVGLVVGVLRPDIDFIGYEYVKHRVDISNESTAKFGLQGRVHFFTQDLSEKNFRIPDADVYYMFDPFSKDTYQHVLNQLVEVSRRQRIVVVTKGNARLWLKEIAEREGWLPGQEFDGGNLSLFRSRE